Proteins encoded together in one Macadamia integrifolia cultivar HAES 741 chromosome 8, SCU_Mint_v3, whole genome shotgun sequence window:
- the LOC122085824 gene encoding photosystem I reaction center subunit psaK, chloroplastic-like — MAAKLTSPAAVVTSLPQFTGLRFSISTARVENSVTVQPIRNKGKGALGARCDFIGSSTNLIMVTSTSLMLFAGRFGLAPSANRKATAGLKLEIRDSGLQTGDPAGFTLADTLACGVVGHIIGVGVVLGLKNIGAI, encoded by the exons ATGGCAGCCAAACTCACGTCCCCAGCTGCTGTCGTCACTTCTCTCCCCCAATTTACTGGTCTTAGATTCTCGATTTCAACTGCCCGAGTAGAGAACTCG GTGACAGTTCAACCCATCAGAAACAAGGGCAAAGGTGCTTTGGGTGCTCGCTGTGACTTCATTGGCTCATCTACAAATTTG ATCATGGTGACCTCAACAAGCCTCATGTTATTCGCCGGAAGGTTTGGTTTGGCTCCATCAGCAAACAGGAAGGCTACTGCAGGATTGAAGCTGGAGATAAGGGATTCTGGGCTACAGACAGGAGACCCTGCTGGTTTTACTCTTGCAGATACCTTGGCATGTGGAGTTGTAGGGCATATAATTGGTGTTGGAGTTGTTCTAGGTCTTAAGAACATTGGTGCCATTTAA